From the Pseudomonas monsensis genome, the window AGCACTCGTACATCAATCAATTCCAGAGCCTTCTGCAAACGCTTGGTCAGCAGTCGATCCGACTGACTCGGATCGCTGTTCCCCGACGGGTGGTTGTGACAGAGGATCACCGCCGCCGCGTTATTGGCCAACGCGCGCTTCACAACCTCCCGAGGGTGCACGCTGGTGTTGTCGATCGAGCCGCGAAACAGCGCCTCGAAGGTCAGCACTTGATGCTTGGAGTCGAGAAACAGGCATCCAAACACCTCGTGCGGCTCGTGACGCAGCATGGATTTGAGGTAATCGCGGACCACCTGAGGACTCTCCAGCGCCGGCTTCTTGCGCATTCGCTCAGCCAGGTGTCGGCGCCCCATCTCCAGCACCGCTTGCAGCTGGGCGAACTTTGCCGGCCCCAGGCCCAATTGCTCGCTGAACGTCGCAAGATCGGCTTCGAGCAAAACCCGCAGGCTGCCGAATTGGCTCAAAAGGTGTCGAGCCAGATCCACCGCGCTTTTACCGGACACCCCGGTACGTAGAAAAATCGCCAGCAATTCAGCATCGGAAAGGCTTCCCGATCCCTGTTCAAGCAGCTTCTCCCGCGGCCGTTCCGCCGCAGGCCAATCGCGAATACTCATACACATTCCTTGTCTGTGGGCGCCGCTGTTCCGTAGCGGTCGCTGTGATATCGTAGCCCATCTTTTTTGCGGGCGAATTCACCCTGGGGAGGGGGTTTCGCCACGTATGTCACCCACGAAATGAAAGGCAGACCTATGCAGCGGCTGTATCGGAAACGCATCGTTCTGGGCGTCGGCGGCGGCATTGCTGCCTACAAGAGCGCCGATCTGGTTCGCCGCCTGATCGACCAGGGCGCCGAAGTGCGCGTGGTCATGACCCATGGCGGCGCCGAGTTCATCACCCCGCTGACCATGCAGGCCTTGTCCGGCCACCCGGTTCACCTCGATTTGCTCGACCCGGCCGCAGAAGCCGCGATGGGCCACATCGAGCTGGCCAAGTGGGCCGATCTGGTGCTGATCGCCCCGGCCACCGCCGACCTGATCGCCCGCCTGGCCCAAGGCATCGCCAACGATTTGCTGACCACATTGGTGCTGGCCACCGACGCCGTTGTGGCAGTCGCGCCAGCAATGAATCAGGCGATGTGGCGCGACCCGGCGACCCAGGCCAACCTGCAACTCCTCGAAAGCCGCGGCCTGAAGACCTTCGGCCCGGCCTCGGGCAGCCAGGCCTGCGGCGACGTCGGCATGGGCCGGATGATGGAAGCCACCGATCTGGCGCAGTGCGCGGCAGACTGCTTCCAGCGCCAGGCACTGACCGGCAAGCACGTAGTGATCACTGCCGGCCCGACCCAGGAAAACATCGACCCGGTGCGCTACATCACCAACCACAGCTCCGGCAAAATGGGCTTTGCCCTCGCCGAAGCCGCGGTGGAAGCCGGCGCCCGCGTGACCCTGATCAGCGGCCCGGTGCACCTGCCAACGCCGGATCGCGTGACGCGTATCGACGTGGTCAGTGCCCGCGACATGCTCGCCGCGTGTGAGTCG encodes:
- the coaBC gene encoding bifunctional phosphopantothenoylcysteine decarboxylase/phosphopantothenate--cysteine ligase CoaBC, coding for MQRLYRKRIVLGVGGGIAAYKSADLVRRLIDQGAEVRVVMTHGGAEFITPLTMQALSGHPVHLDLLDPAAEAAMGHIELAKWADLVLIAPATADLIARLAQGIANDLLTTLVLATDAVVAVAPAMNQAMWRDPATQANLQLLESRGLKTFGPASGSQACGDVGMGRMMEATDLAQCAADCFQRQALTGKHVVITAGPTQENIDPVRYITNHSSGKMGFALAEAAVEAGARVTLISGPVHLPTPDRVTRIDVVSARDMLAACESAIPCDVFIASAAVADYRPEVVAPQKLKKDPTSGDGFVLQMVRNPDILATIATRPDRPFSVGFAAETEHLLDYAARKLKDKNLDLIVANDVANPSIGFNSEENACSVIDRALHATVFAQTSKSKIARQLVTFIAERLNQV
- the radC gene encoding RadC family protein encodes the protein MSIRDWPAAERPREKLLEQGSGSLSDAELLAIFLRTGVSGKSAVDLARHLLSQFGSLRVLLEADLATFSEQLGLGPAKFAQLQAVLEMGRRHLAERMRKKPALESPQVVRDYLKSMLRHEPHEVFGCLFLDSKHQVLTFEALFRGSIDNTSVHPREVVKRALANNAAAVILCHNHPSGNSDPSQSDRLLTKRLQKALELIDVRVLDHFIVGEGEPLSMAECGWM